The following proteins come from a genomic window of Pseudomonas putida:
- a CDS encoding ABC transporter permease: MNIDLHGFGPALAAGTLMTVKLALCALLLGLVLGLLGALAKTSPLKPLQWLGGFYSTLVRGVPELLWVLLIYFGTVGLMNSLGEALNMPGLELSAFAAGVIALGLCFGAYATEVFRGAILAIPKGHREAGLALGLSKARILSRIILPQMWRIALPGLGNLFMILMKDTALVSVIGLEEIMRHAQIGVTVTKEPFTFYMVAACIYLGLTVVAMTGMHFMEKRAARGFARAEQ, translated from the coding sequence ATGAATATCGACCTGCACGGATTCGGTCCGGCCCTGGCGGCTGGCACCCTGATGACCGTAAAACTGGCGCTTTGCGCCTTGCTGCTGGGGCTGGTCCTGGGCCTGCTCGGCGCCCTGGCCAAAACCTCCCCGCTCAAGCCACTGCAATGGCTCGGCGGCTTCTACTCGACCCTGGTTCGCGGCGTGCCCGAACTGCTCTGGGTCCTGCTTATCTATTTCGGCACCGTCGGCCTGATGAACAGCCTCGGCGAAGCCCTCAACATGCCTGGCCTGGAACTCAGTGCCTTCGCCGCCGGCGTGATCGCCCTGGGCCTGTGCTTCGGCGCCTACGCCACTGAAGTATTCCGTGGCGCCATCCTCGCGATCCCCAAGGGCCACCGTGAAGCCGGCCTGGCGCTGGGCCTGTCCAAAGCGCGCATCCTGTCGCGGATCATCCTCCCGCAAATGTGGCGCATCGCCCTGCCGGGCCTTGGCAACCTGTTCATGATCCTGATGAAGGACACCGCCCTGGTGTCGGTGATCGGCCTGGAAGAAATCATGCGCCACGCGCAGATCGGCGTGACCGTGACCAAAGAGCCGTTCACCTTCTACATGGTCGCGGCCTGCATCTACCTGGGCCTGACCGTGGTCGCCATGACCGGCATGCACTTCATGGAAAAACGCGCCGCTCGCGGCTTTGCGAGGGCCGAACAATGA
- a CDS encoding ABC transporter permease — MNWEVIIKWLPRLAQGATLTLELVAIAVVAGLILAIPLGIARSSRHWYVRALPFSYIFFFRGTPLLVQLFLVYYGLAQFDAVRSSSLWPYLRDPFWCTVLTMTLHTAAYIAEILRGALQSIPKGEIEAARALGMSRGKTLFYIMLPRAARIGLPAYSNEVILMLKASALASTVTLLELTGMARTIIARTYLPVEIFFAAGVFYLVISFLLVQGFKLLERWLRVDACQGR; from the coding sequence ATGAACTGGGAAGTGATCATCAAGTGGCTGCCGCGCCTGGCCCAGGGTGCCACCCTGACCCTTGAGCTGGTAGCCATCGCGGTCGTTGCCGGGCTGATCCTGGCGATCCCGCTGGGTATCGCCCGCTCATCGCGGCACTGGTACGTGCGCGCCCTGCCCTTCAGCTACATCTTCTTCTTCCGCGGCACACCCCTGCTGGTGCAGCTGTTCCTGGTCTACTACGGCCTGGCGCAGTTCGACGCAGTGCGTTCGAGCAGCCTCTGGCCCTACCTGCGCGATCCGTTCTGGTGCACGGTGCTGACCATGACCCTGCACACTGCGGCCTACATCGCCGAGATCCTGCGCGGCGCGCTGCAGTCTATCCCCAAAGGTGAAATTGAAGCGGCGCGAGCGCTGGGCATGTCCCGTGGCAAGACGCTGTTCTACATCATGCTGCCCCGCGCTGCGCGCATCGGCCTGCCGGCCTACAGCAACGAAGTGATCCTGATGCTCAAGGCCAGCGCACTGGCCAGTACGGTGACCCTGCTGGAGCTGACCGGCATGGCACGGACCATCATTGCCCGTACCTACCTGCCGGTGGAGATCTTCTTTGCTGCCGGGGTGTTCTACCTGGTGATCTCGTTCCTGCTGGTGCAAGGCTTCAAGCTGCTGGAGCGCTGGTTGCGGGTGGATGCCTGCCAAGGGCGTTAA
- a CDS encoding methyltransferase has product MPPFLHSHHLRERFLALDQFLTEHQQLWKPRPFTTLRLDWEAEHPALSAHLRQCSLSDAEANLDPQGVPAPFPHLARQAQQLSALGELPDTGLPPAAHRLDVNVPGRKWQQIEAFSRRLNFRTQTHHWLDWCSGKGYLGRRLLQPGQQLTCLEYDAQLVTAGQALSDHHQLPATHVHQDVMAAGSRRHLGSDKSVVALHACGDLHVHLLRVASEQGCRHLAVAPCCYNRIQGEQYQPLSTAAQRSALQLSLLDLGLPLSETVTAGARVRHQRDCSMARRLGFDLLQRRQRQRDEYLPTPSLPVAWLAKPFEQYCRDLAELRELELTINPDWDALEAEGWQRLAQVRNLERVRNLFRRPLEMWLVLDRALFLEEQGYAVRLGTFCDYPLTPRNLLLLAERDR; this is encoded by the coding sequence ATGCCCCCTTTCCTCCACAGCCACCACCTACGCGAACGCTTCCTGGCCCTCGACCAGTTCCTGACCGAGCACCAGCAGCTGTGGAAACCCAGGCCCTTCACCACCCTGCGCCTGGACTGGGAAGCCGAACACCCCGCACTGTCCGCCCACCTGCGCCAATGCAGCCTGAGCGATGCCGAAGCCAACCTTGACCCCCAGGGCGTGCCCGCACCTTTTCCGCACCTCGCCCGGCAAGCCCAACAGCTCAGCGCCCTGGGCGAGCTGCCCGACACCGGCCTGCCCCCCGCCGCACACCGCCTGGACGTCAACGTCCCGGGCCGTAAGTGGCAGCAGATCGAGGCCTTCAGCCGCCGCCTGAACTTTCGCACGCAGACCCACCACTGGCTGGACTGGTGCTCAGGCAAAGGCTACCTCGGCCGCCGCCTGCTGCAGCCCGGCCAGCAGCTGACCTGCCTGGAGTACGACGCCCAACTGGTCACCGCCGGCCAGGCCCTGAGTGACCACCACCAGCTGCCGGCAACCCACGTGCACCAGGATGTCATGGCAGCGGGCAGCCGCCGCCACCTGGGCAGCGACAAGAGCGTGGTGGCCCTGCATGCCTGCGGCGACCTGCATGTGCACTTGCTGCGGGTGGCCAGTGAGCAAGGCTGCCGCCATCTCGCCGTGGCGCCCTGCTGCTACAACCGCATCCAGGGCGAGCAGTACCAGCCGTTATCCACAGCTGCGCAGCGCTCGGCGCTGCAGCTGTCGCTCCTCGACCTGGGCCTGCCGCTGAGCGAAACCGTGACCGCCGGCGCCCGGGTTCGCCACCAGCGCGACTGCTCCATGGCCAGGCGCCTGGGCTTCGACCTGCTGCAGCGCCGCCAACGCCAGCGTGATGAATACCTGCCCACACCGTCATTGCCGGTTGCCTGGCTGGCCAAACCTTTCGAGCAGTACTGCCGCGATCTGGCCGAACTGCGCGAGCTGGAACTGACCATCAACCCCGATTGGGATGCCTTGGAAGCAGAGGGCTGGCAGCGCCTTGCCCAGGTGCGCAACCTGGAACGGGTACGCAACCTGTTCAGAAGGCCACTGGAAATGTGGCTGGTGCTCGACCGCGCACTGTTTCTTGAAGAGCAAGGCTACGCCGTACGCCTGGGCACCTTTTGCGATTATCCACTCACCCCACGCAACCTGCTGCTGCTTGCCGAGCGCGACCGTTAG
- a CDS encoding DUF3077 domain-containing protein → MSLEKKPVTTAGIETFLEVGNPPVNLLRVQPGIPVDDAYEQVSILLGYIKHLVREGDMEDDHKLLGAADYLSVLAKSLMNDIEMAKNKLH, encoded by the coding sequence ATGAGTCTTGAAAAAAAGCCTGTCACCACAGCCGGTATCGAGACGTTTCTCGAAGTCGGCAACCCGCCCGTGAATCTCTTGCGCGTACAACCCGGCATCCCTGTGGACGACGCCTACGAACAGGTTTCGATATTGCTGGGCTACATCAAGCATCTGGTGCGCGAAGGCGATATGGAAGATGACCACAAGCTTCTGGGCGCCGCCGATTACCTCAGCGTGTTGGCCAAGTCACTGATGAACGATATCGAGATGGCGAAGAACAAGTTGCACTGA
- a CDS encoding tyrosine-type recombinase/integrase, producing MARTTAPLTDNACRTAKAREREYKLFDGDGLYLLVKPNGRKGWRLRYVKPDGREGLTSLGNYPVVGLADARHKRFELKQQLANGIDPIQSKQQAKVQAVINGRTFESVALDWYAGMVPKWAPGHAKTVLSRLKTHVFPLLGARAIVELDTHDLMQPLEAVTKRGTIDVALRIKNYLQSIMREAKRLRLITANPAHDLDGSIKTPRVTHRPALPLSRLPELQARIDGYKGRPLTRLTVMLSLHVFVRSSELRFARWNEFDLKRGIWEIPDTRPALDGVPFSTRGTKMAGDIHVVPLSPQAVALLEQIHAITGKFELVFAGDAKPWKPMSENTVNAALRTMGYDTKVDICGHGFRAMACSALVESGLWSETAIERQMSHKERNNVRAAYTHKAEFLEERRMIMTWWSRFLEANREDHVTPHEFARQTGENVTRLRSAKRTE from the coding sequence ATGGCTCGCACAACGGCTCCCCTTACCGACAACGCCTGCCGCACTGCAAAGGCTCGCGAACGTGAGTACAAGCTTTTTGACGGCGATGGCCTTTACCTGCTCGTGAAACCCAACGGTCGCAAAGGCTGGCGGCTCAGGTATGTGAAGCCCGATGGTCGCGAGGGCCTGACCTCACTCGGCAATTACCCGGTGGTCGGGCTGGCTGACGCTCGCCACAAGCGCTTCGAGCTCAAACAGCAGCTCGCCAACGGCATTGACCCTATCCAGTCCAAGCAGCAGGCCAAGGTGCAAGCCGTGATCAATGGCCGAACCTTCGAAAGCGTTGCGCTCGATTGGTATGCCGGGATGGTGCCGAAGTGGGCGCCGGGCCACGCTAAGACTGTGCTCAGCCGGTTGAAGACTCACGTATTCCCTTTGTTAGGTGCCAGGGCAATCGTTGAGTTGGATACCCACGACCTCATGCAGCCACTGGAGGCTGTGACGAAGCGCGGCACCATCGACGTGGCGCTGAGGATCAAGAACTACCTGCAAAGCATCATGCGCGAAGCCAAACGGCTGCGACTGATCACGGCGAACCCGGCTCACGATCTCGATGGCTCGATCAAAACGCCACGGGTTACACATCGACCCGCACTACCCTTATCGCGGTTGCCTGAGCTACAGGCGCGTATCGACGGCTACAAAGGTCGCCCACTCACGCGCCTCACGGTGATGCTATCGCTGCACGTGTTCGTGCGCTCCAGTGAACTGCGCTTCGCCCGTTGGAACGAGTTTGACCTCAAGCGTGGCATCTGGGAGATCCCCGACACCCGCCCGGCGCTGGACGGAGTACCCTTTTCCACAAGGGGTACAAAAATGGCCGGGGATATCCACGTTGTACCCTTATCGCCGCAGGCAGTGGCCTTGCTTGAGCAGATCCACGCGATCACCGGCAAGTTCGAGCTGGTGTTCGCGGGGGATGCCAAACCGTGGAAGCCGATGTCCGAGAACACGGTGAACGCCGCGCTAAGGACGATGGGCTATGACACCAAGGTGGATATCTGCGGCCACGGGTTCCGAGCCATGGCGTGCAGTGCGCTGGTCGAGTCCGGGCTGTGGTCGGAGACGGCTATCGAGCGGCAGATGAGCCACAAGGAACGCAACAACGTGCGCGCCGCCTACACCCACAAGGCCGAGTTCCTCGAAGAGCGCCGGATGATCATGACCTGGTGGAGCCGGTTTCTAGAGGCGAACCGCGAGGACCATGTGACGCCGCATGAGTTTGCCAGGCAGACGGGCGAAAACGTCACGCGGCTTCGCAGTGCCAAGCGGACCGAGTAA
- a CDS encoding ATP-binding protein, which yields MRKVYQEQLQKAVSLSSPGESLSYLCSIMRSLLQCLSISALETVIQATPSVDEDVDLKPFLDRFSQPSDGLPVEILDALVPRIRSLVFRNYFNGWYETLPESQSSLVEELQQWVAFRNGRPAHGVLDAPTTDHWSTKTADLIRRILARADGVLPTAKQSGLAVQIGDLLVPINTPLLVTGHAVVIKRIVSRKGVLKAQGHLLSWTDAREFTSDLQQSSVFSAESQTVEKFRWTEIPTQNSSFLLLNNIPGRQTSTFVGRSRELDKLKAWMGDIVDSRACLVFGDGGFGKTTLVLEFFNSLLEGSLEADFPLPSIISFYTAKRTKWTEQGLIHFKGISEAMEDSVRELLYSLTPILGKEWYKHDGRSLIDKAAQAFADEGFTRNDVLLIIDNTETLATSQVDAQELGDFIYMVAKKIGRVVITSRRREILNAEPLPVSQLPESEAFLFAITKTRI from the coding sequence GTGCGTAAGGTCTATCAGGAGCAACTGCAGAAAGCTGTTTCACTTTCCTCCCCAGGCGAATCGTTGAGTTATCTGTGCTCTATAATGCGTTCGCTCCTGCAATGCCTCTCGATCAGTGCATTAGAAACGGTCATCCAAGCCACTCCCTCTGTGGATGAGGACGTAGATCTGAAGCCGTTTCTGGACCGCTTCAGTCAGCCGTCTGACGGTTTGCCGGTAGAAATCCTAGATGCACTGGTACCTCGGATTCGCAGTCTGGTGTTTCGCAACTACTTCAATGGGTGGTACGAAACCTTGCCAGAAAGCCAGAGTAGCTTGGTTGAGGAATTGCAGCAGTGGGTTGCTTTCCGCAACGGCCGACCGGCGCACGGCGTCCTAGACGCGCCTACTACCGATCACTGGTCTACCAAAACAGCAGATCTAATCCGACGAATTTTAGCCCGCGCAGATGGCGTGCTACCCACTGCGAAGCAATCGGGATTGGCTGTTCAGATTGGTGATCTGTTGGTGCCGATCAATACACCATTGCTCGTGACCGGGCATGCTGTGGTAATCAAACGTATCGTTTCGCGTAAAGGTGTATTGAAGGCTCAAGGTCATCTGCTGTCGTGGACTGATGCACGCGAATTCACCAGCGACTTACAGCAAAGCAGCGTTTTCTCTGCTGAAAGCCAAACTGTGGAAAAATTTAGATGGACAGAAATCCCCACTCAAAATAGCTCGTTCTTATTGCTTAATAACATTCCAGGCAGGCAAACCTCAACGTTTGTTGGCCGAAGTAGAGAACTAGATAAGCTTAAGGCGTGGATGGGCGACATAGTTGACTCCAGGGCCTGCTTGGTATTTGGTGACGGTGGCTTTGGAAAAACGACTCTTGTACTTGAGTTCTTCAACAGCTTACTAGAGGGCTCTCTCGAGGCAGACTTTCCGCTGCCTTCGATCATCAGTTTTTACACAGCGAAACGAACCAAATGGACTGAACAAGGCCTCATACATTTCAAAGGTATTTCCGAGGCAATGGAGGACAGCGTAAGGGAGTTACTGTATAGCCTTACTCCTATTCTAGGCAAAGAGTGGTACAAGCATGACGGTCGATCACTCATTGACAAAGCGGCCCAAGCGTTTGCCGATGAAGGGTTTACGCGTAATGACGTACTATTGATCATCGACAATACAGAGACCTTGGCTACATCACAGGTTGATGCGCAAGAACTCGGTGACTTTATTTACATGGTCGCCAAAAAGATTGGCCGAGTAGTCATAACCTCTAGACGCCGGGAAATTCTCAATGCGGAACCACTTCCTGTCAGTCAACTTCCTGAGTCGGAAGCGTTCTTATTTGCTATTACAAAAACTAGGATCTGA
- a CDS encoding tetratricopeptide repeat protein — protein sequence MIDTLVRYIARSSSSIQDGLDQILKKTNDELLEFLYEDAWARMNTSVQKVFMTLVSLASPLDGKCVGDVCTQLGVLHAEFQGSLGETYFATIVDRGDSYDLEIVELAKEFFRQKKKKLPTDVSELIDKIALKVDKQATARFEIEKSYRTDRVADGFRNEYAKAAKIAMIKKDHLAACENFELALLEEPLNAALHERYASFLFRSLGKPDVAYPYAERATTLDEHSADAWLTLGLIKYKQGDLEGGDRAIEKSLKFGKTEQLCALRKGIARYHAAKQEVYSGRTVRILKEAELLVVQSTKSRHTNDFYHHKNKREAEKYIVLIRNLSDTVKKRISAMQTQPDR from the coding sequence TTGATCGACACGCTGGTTCGCTACATTGCACGATCGTCTTCTAGCATCCAAGATGGCCTTGATCAAATCCTAAAAAAAACCAATGACGAGCTCTTGGAGTTCTTGTACGAAGATGCTTGGGCACGTATGAATACTTCAGTGCAGAAAGTATTCATGACACTGGTCTCGTTAGCCAGCCCTCTAGACGGCAAATGTGTAGGGGATGTATGCACTCAGTTAGGCGTATTGCACGCCGAGTTCCAAGGAAGCCTCGGTGAAACTTACTTCGCTACCATCGTGGACCGAGGCGACAGCTACGATCTAGAGATTGTGGAATTAGCTAAGGAATTCTTCCGTCAAAAGAAGAAGAAATTACCAACTGACGTTTCGGAGCTCATCGACAAGATTGCTCTGAAGGTAGATAAACAGGCTACAGCTCGATTTGAAATAGAAAAAAGTTATCGCACTGACCGAGTCGCTGATGGTTTCAGGAATGAATACGCAAAAGCCGCCAAAATTGCCATGATCAAAAAAGATCATCTCGCTGCCTGCGAGAATTTTGAGTTGGCGTTACTCGAAGAGCCGCTGAATGCTGCCCTACATGAACGTTATGCCTCGTTCCTATTTAGATCTTTGGGTAAGCCGGACGTAGCCTACCCCTATGCCGAACGAGCCACGACATTGGACGAGCACAGCGCAGATGCATGGCTAACACTTGGGCTGATAAAATACAAACAAGGTGACCTTGAGGGCGGCGACCGGGCCATTGAGAAATCCTTAAAATTCGGAAAAACCGAACAACTTTGCGCGTTGAGAAAAGGGATTGCTCGCTATCACGCTGCCAAACAAGAAGTTTACAGCGGGCGCACCGTCAGAATCTTGAAAGAGGCAGAACTGCTAGTAGTACAGTCAACTAAGAGCAGGCACACCAATGACTTTTATCATCACAAGAACAAACGTGAAGCCGAGAAATACATTGTACTTATTCGCAATCTCTCGGATACTGTAAAGAAGCGGATCTCTGCGATGCAAACTCAACCTGACCGCTAA
- a CDS encoding helix-turn-helix domain-containing protein, which yields MEKNLFDRLVESMTKMDEIDRGERQPSREFHVDAVQVKKIRQATGLSQAAFAKRINVAVGTLRNWEQGRRAPEGPARALLRAIHKDPEHVLAALS from the coding sequence ATGGAAAAGAATCTCTTCGACCGTCTAGTGGAAAGCATGACAAAGATGGATGAGATCGATCGCGGTGAGCGCCAGCCTTCGCGCGAATTCCACGTTGATGCGGTTCAGGTCAAAAAAATCCGCCAAGCAACTGGTCTGTCCCAGGCTGCCTTCGCCAAACGCATCAATGTTGCTGTAGGCACCCTACGGAACTGGGAACAAGGGCGCCGCGCGCCGGAAGGCCCCGCTCGTGCTCTACTTCGTGCAATACACAAAGACCCTGAGCATGTACTTGCAGCACTGAGCTGA
- a CDS encoding FMN-binding glutamate synthase family protein, translating into MKHSLPSRYACLAICLIFTCASLPLLATLTWLWPLTVITALLSLVGLNDLRQSHHAVRRNYPILGNIRYLIETIRPEIRQYLIEGDDDKLPFSRSQRSLVYARAKNESAEKAFGTLNDAYKPGFEFISHSMVPVATPDPASFRIAIGGPQCRVPYSASIFNISAMSFGALSANAIAALNRGARMGRFAHDTGEGSISPYHREHGGDLIWEIGSGYFGCRTEQGRFDPQRFAAQARDPQVKMIEIKLSQGAKPGHGGILPGHKVSAEIAATRGVRVGEDCISPAAHSAFRTPLELLHFVAQLRELSGGKPVGFKFCLGHPWEFMGIAKAMLATGITPDFIVVDGKEGGTGAAPREFSDNMGVPMREGLMFVHNTLVGLNLRSSIRIGAAGKIVSAFDIASVLAIGADWVNSARGFMFAIGCIQSQSCHTNKCPTGVATQDPLRQRALVVPDKAQRVASFHRNTLHALAEMLAAAGLEHPSELKPKHLARRISTSEISLFSDLHQFLKPGELLSGSIESEFYARMWRMARSDSFAPETGEVVVTKTARTKEAEPA; encoded by the coding sequence ATGAAACATTCTCTACCCAGCCGTTACGCCTGCCTGGCCATCTGCCTGATTTTCACCTGCGCCAGCCTTCCCCTGCTTGCCACGCTCACCTGGCTCTGGCCGCTGACGGTGATCACCGCCCTGCTCAGCCTGGTTGGCCTGAACGACCTGCGCCAGAGCCATCACGCAGTACGGCGCAACTATCCGATCCTGGGCAACATCCGCTACCTGATCGAAACCATCCGCCCGGAGATCCGCCAGTATCTGATAGAAGGCGATGACGACAAGCTGCCCTTCTCCCGTTCGCAACGGTCGCTGGTCTACGCCCGGGCCAAGAACGAAAGCGCCGAGAAAGCCTTCGGCACTCTCAACGATGCCTACAAACCCGGCTTCGAATTCATCAGCCATTCGATGGTGCCGGTGGCAACCCCGGACCCTGCCTCGTTCCGTATCGCCATTGGCGGGCCGCAGTGCCGGGTGCCCTACTCGGCGTCGATCTTCAACATTTCGGCCATGAGCTTCGGCGCACTCAGCGCCAACGCCATCGCCGCGCTGAACCGCGGCGCGCGCATGGGCCGCTTTGCCCATGACACCGGTGAAGGCAGCATCAGCCCTTACCACCGTGAGCATGGCGGCGATCTGATTTGGGAAATTGGCAGTGGTTACTTCGGCTGCCGTACCGAGCAAGGCCGCTTCGACCCGCAGCGCTTCGCCGCCCAGGCCCGCGACCCGCAGGTGAAGATGATCGAGATCAAGCTCAGCCAGGGCGCCAAACCCGGCCACGGCGGCATTCTGCCAGGGCACAAGGTCAGCGCTGAAATCGCCGCCACCCGTGGCGTGCGTGTGGGCGAGGACTGCATCTCACCGGCCGCGCACAGTGCCTTTCGCACGCCGCTGGAGCTGCTGCACTTCGTCGCTCAATTGCGTGAGCTGTCCGGTGGCAAACCCGTGGGCTTCAAGTTCTGCCTGGGCCACCCGTGGGAATTCATGGGCATCGCCAAGGCCATGCTGGCCACCGGCATCACCCCGGATTTCATCGTCGTCGACGGCAAGGAAGGCGGCACCGGCGCGGCGCCGCGCGAGTTCAGTGACAACATGGGCGTGCCCATGCGCGAAGGGCTGATGTTCGTGCACAACACCTTGGTAGGCCTGAACCTGCGCTCGAGCATCCGTATCGGTGCGGCGGGCAAGATCGTCAGCGCCTTCGATATCGCCAGCGTGCTTGCCATCGGCGCCGACTGGGTCAACTCGGCGCGCGGTTTCATGTTCGCCATCGGTTGCATCCAGTCGCAGAGCTGCCATACCAACAAGTGCCCGACCGGTGTGGCCACCCAGGACCCGTTGCGCCAGCGTGCGCTGGTGGTGCCGGACAAGGCCCAGCGGGTCGCCAGCTTCCACCGCAACACCCTACATGCCCTGGCCGAGATGCTGGCGGCCGCCGGCCTGGAGCACCCGTCGGAGCTCAAGCCCAAGCACTTGGCACGGCGCATCAGCACCAGCGAGATCAGCCTGTTTTCGGATTTGCATCAGTTCCTCAAGCCCGGCGAATTGCTCAGCGGCTCGATCGAAAGCGAGTTCTATGCGCGGATGTGGCGGATGGCGCGCAGCGACAGCTTTGCACCGGAGACGGGGGAAGTGGTTGTAACGAAAACGGCTCGCACAAAAGAAGCAGAGCCTGCTTGA
- a CDS encoding OprD family porin — protein sequence MLKTRISLVALAMIAATQAQANEQAESKGFIEDSHANVLLRNAYINRDKKHGTDDQIEWGQAAIANFSSGFTQGTVGVGVDAFGLYAVRLDGGKGHNGGAGVDFFKPGNTKNADGNASGPHDLARAGAAVKFRISNTVLKYGDQMPSLPVLQYDDGRLLPESFTGTLITSKEIQGLELNAGRFTQEARKSAERRDGGGLKSINVFGGSYKFTDNFTASLYTADNEDVMKKHYLGLNYVFPIANDQSLTLDFNGYKSDIDKQYVQAAGLNGDSNTIWSLAATYAYGAHSFTLAHQRSTGSTGYNYGWYQNEGGVGDGGSTIYLANSYWSDFNAEDERSWQLGYGLDFGAYGIPGLTYKLAYVVGDNINTRNNANPQGFGEGKEREIFNQIRYVVQDGPAKDLSIKLRSSFLRTNNAVQQNGYNDDGNEVRVFVEYPISIF from the coding sequence ATGTTGAAAACCAGGATCAGCCTGGTCGCTTTGGCGATGATCGCCGCGACCCAGGCCCAGGCCAACGAGCAGGCCGAGAGCAAGGGCTTTATCGAAGACAGCCACGCAAACGTTCTTCTGCGTAACGCTTACATCAACCGTGACAAGAAACACGGTACCGATGACCAGATCGAATGGGGCCAGGCGGCAATCGCCAACTTCTCCTCCGGCTTCACCCAGGGCACCGTGGGCGTGGGCGTTGACGCGTTCGGCCTGTATGCCGTACGCCTGGACGGCGGCAAGGGCCACAATGGTGGCGCTGGCGTTGACTTCTTCAAGCCAGGAAACACCAAGAACGCCGACGGCAACGCCAGCGGCCCGCATGACCTGGCCCGTGCCGGCGCGGCTGTGAAGTTCCGCATCTCCAACACCGTGCTCAAGTACGGTGACCAGATGCCGTCCCTGCCAGTGCTGCAGTACGATGATGGCCGACTGCTGCCAGAAAGCTTCACCGGTACCCTGATCACCTCCAAGGAAATCCAGGGCCTTGAGCTGAACGCCGGCCGCTTCACCCAAGAAGCGCGCAAGAGCGCCGAGCGTCGTGACGGTGGCGGCCTGAAGTCGATCAACGTCTTCGGCGGCAGCTACAAGTTCACCGACAACTTCACCGCTTCGCTGTACACCGCAGACAACGAAGACGTGATGAAGAAGCACTACCTGGGCCTGAACTACGTCTTCCCGATCGCCAACGACCAGTCCCTGACCCTGGACTTCAACGGCTACAAGTCGGACATCGACAAGCAGTACGTCCAGGCCGCCGGCCTGAACGGCGACTCCAACACCATCTGGAGCCTGGCCGCGACCTACGCCTACGGTGCACACTCGTTCACCCTCGCGCACCAGCGCAGCACCGGCAGCACCGGTTACAACTACGGCTGGTACCAGAACGAAGGTGGCGTGGGTGACGGTGGTTCGACCATCTACCTGGCCAACTCCTACTGGTCCGACTTCAACGCCGAAGACGAGCGTTCCTGGCAGCTGGGCTACGGCCTGGACTTCGGTGCCTACGGCATCCCGGGCCTGACCTACAAGTTGGCCTACGTGGTGGGTGACAACATCAACACCCGCAACAACGCTAACCCGCAAGGTTTCGGCGAAGGCAAAGAGCGCGAGATCTTCAACCAGATCCGCTACGTCGTCCAGGACGGCCCGGCCAAGGACCTGTCGATCAAGCTGCGCAGCTCGTTCCTTCGCACCAACAACGCTGTACAGCAAAACGGCTACAACGACGACGGCAACGAAGTCCGCGTATTCGTCGAGTACCCGATCAGCATCTTCTGA